Proteins from a genomic interval of Actinoalloteichus hymeniacidonis:
- a CDS encoding vWA domain-containing protein, translating into MSHHGDHDSSAPRESDPEDAGDRLGQVAGYRYGRFQGGPDPLAAPVDLRAALAEIGNDVMDGSSTRAALRELLRRGLPGRTGLDELTRRIWEQRSRLQRRHRVDGTLSEVRELLARALAEERRVLFPEPTDDARFREMRLDALSTNPGRAVRELGDYDWRSEQAGRDYRRIRELLGEQLLDARFEGMRQALRDAGPEQVAQVRAMLADLNALLAAHAEGVPDVPDRFAAFMAEHGRFFPEQPRDIEELIDVLAARAAAAARTLNSLSPQQRAELAQLSQQAFGDARLAASLGELDARLQNLRPGEDWRGSGRFRGTEPLSLSEAAEALTELGELDELAEQLGQAYPGARLEDVDLSALERRLGADARIAVHGLADLERELTRTGLVDRSADGDLRLTPRALRSLGQDLLRDVVEATRSLRGIREGRRAGTAGEPTGAGKPWSFGDSEPWDAAGTARNAVLRKATGPGPDLVVDDIQLAEIENRTRAAVVLCVDVSWSMVQDGRWAPMKRTALALHHLITTRFRGDHLQLVTFGRRAARTDIAALTELEATMEQGTNLHHALALAGRHLRRHSDAMPVVLVVTDGEPTAHLETDGEAVFDYPPTPRTMRATMAEVEALARMGTALSVFRLGQDERLAAFVDLVARRTGGRVYTPDVDGLGAAVVQDYLHIRRSRR; encoded by the coding sequence ATGTCACACCACGGTGACCACGACTCCTCGGCGCCCCGGGAGTCGGACCCCGAGGACGCTGGCGACCGGCTCGGGCAGGTCGCCGGGTACCGCTACGGCCGCTTCCAGGGCGGCCCGGACCCGCTGGCCGCTCCCGTGGATCTGCGGGCCGCCCTGGCCGAGATCGGCAACGACGTGATGGACGGCTCCTCCACCAGGGCTGCGCTGCGCGAACTGCTCCGACGAGGCCTTCCCGGCCGTACCGGGCTCGACGAGTTGACCCGACGCATCTGGGAGCAGCGGTCGCGATTGCAGCGTCGGCATCGCGTCGACGGCACTTTGAGCGAGGTGCGCGAGCTGCTCGCTCGCGCGCTGGCCGAGGAGCGCCGGGTCCTGTTCCCCGAACCCACCGATGACGCCCGGTTCCGGGAGATGCGGCTGGATGCCCTGTCGACCAACCCCGGCCGCGCCGTGCGCGAGCTGGGTGACTACGACTGGCGTTCCGAACAGGCCGGTCGGGACTATCGACGGATTCGCGAGCTGCTCGGCGAGCAGCTGTTGGACGCCCGGTTCGAGGGAATGCGCCAAGCCCTACGGGATGCCGGACCGGAACAGGTGGCCCAGGTTCGCGCGATGCTCGCCGACCTCAACGCGCTGCTGGCCGCCCACGCCGAGGGAGTCCCCGATGTTCCTGATCGGTTCGCCGCCTTCATGGCCGAGCACGGCCGGTTCTTCCCCGAACAACCCCGGGACATCGAAGAGCTGATCGACGTGCTCGCCGCTCGGGCCGCAGCGGCGGCCAGGACACTCAACTCGCTCTCGCCGCAGCAACGGGCCGAGCTGGCCCAGCTGTCCCAACAGGCGTTCGGCGATGCCCGATTGGCCGCGAGCCTCGGCGAGTTGGATGCGCGGCTGCAGAACCTACGGCCCGGAGAGGACTGGCGCGGCAGCGGCCGATTCCGAGGTACCGAACCGTTGTCGTTGTCGGAGGCGGCCGAGGCACTGACCGAACTCGGCGAGCTGGACGAACTGGCCGAGCAGCTGGGCCAGGCCTATCCGGGGGCCAGGCTGGAGGACGTCGACCTCTCAGCTCTGGAACGTCGACTCGGTGCCGATGCCAGGATCGCGGTGCACGGGCTGGCCGATCTGGAACGGGAACTGACCAGGACCGGCTTGGTGGACCGATCTGCCGACGGCGATCTGCGATTGACGCCGCGCGCGCTGCGCAGCCTCGGTCAAGATCTGCTGCGCGACGTCGTCGAGGCGACCAGGTCACTGCGAGGCATCCGCGAAGGCCGCCGGGCTGGGACGGCAGGCGAGCCCACCGGTGCGGGCAAGCCGTGGTCGTTCGGCGACAGCGAACCCTGGGACGCGGCGGGCACGGCCCGCAACGCGGTGCTGCGCAAGGCTACCGGGCCCGGACCCGATCTGGTCGTGGACGACATCCAGCTCGCCGAGATCGAGAACCGGACCCGCGCGGCCGTGGTGCTGTGCGTGGACGTGTCGTGGTCGATGGTCCAGGACGGTCGGTGGGCGCCGATGAAGCGCACCGCATTGGCCCTGCACCACCTGATCACCACCCGTTTCCGTGGCGACCACCTCCAGCTGGTCACCTTCGGTCGACGGGCCGCGCGCACCGACATCGCGGCGCTCACCGAACTGGAGGCCACCATGGAGCAGGGCACCAACCTGCACCACGCCCTCGCGCTGGCGGGTCGACATCTGCGACGGCACTCCGACGCGATGCCGGTGGTGCTGGTGGTCACCGACGGGGAGCCGACCGCGCACCTGGAGACCGATGGGGAGGCGGTGTTCGACTACCCGCCGACCCCGAGGACGATGCGTGCGACGATGGCCGAGGTCGAGGCCCTGGCCAGGATGGGCACCGCGCTGAGCGTGTTCCGGCTCGGGCAGGACGAGCGCCTCGCCGCCTTCGTCGATCTGGTGGCCCGGCGGACCGGCGGGCGGGTGTACACCCCCGACGTCGACGGGCTCGGTGCTGCGGTGGTACAGGACTATCTGCATATCCGCCGCTCCCGCCGTTGA
- a CDS encoding HipA family kinase translates to MTATRYVTPLREGGSLPGLVEADDEGTYVVKFWAAGQGPKVLAAEIIAGELARRLGFRVPDLLMIEMDPRIARHEPDEEVQALLAASAGRNLGMDFLPGAFGFDPDAFPPDPAEAARVLWFDALINNVDRSWRNPNLLRWHRELWLIDHGAALWFHHDWSRAGTAARRPFRADDHVLARHAADPAEAHRELADGVTESVLREVVELVPDQWLVDDDSGSGASAAERRTAYVDHFLARIESAPHWVPGGAA, encoded by the coding sequence GTGACCGCGACGCGGTACGTGACCCCGTTGCGCGAGGGCGGTTCGCTTCCCGGCCTGGTGGAAGCCGACGACGAGGGCACCTACGTCGTGAAGTTCTGGGCCGCCGGTCAGGGCCCCAAGGTGCTCGCGGCGGAGATCATCGCCGGCGAGTTGGCGCGCCGACTCGGATTCCGGGTGCCGGACCTGCTCATGATCGAGATGGATCCGCGCATCGCCCGTCATGAGCCCGACGAGGAGGTGCAGGCGCTGCTGGCCGCGAGCGCCGGACGCAACCTCGGCATGGACTTCCTCCCGGGCGCCTTCGGGTTCGATCCGGACGCGTTCCCGCCGGATCCGGCGGAGGCGGCGCGGGTGCTGTGGTTCGACGCGTTGATCAACAATGTCGACCGCAGCTGGCGCAACCCCAATCTGCTGCGCTGGCATCGGGAGTTGTGGCTGATCGACCACGGTGCCGCGCTGTGGTTCCACCACGATTGGTCTCGGGCCGGTACGGCCGCTCGACGCCCGTTCCGCGCCGACGACCATGTCCTGGCCCGCCATGCCGCCGATCCCGCCGAGGCTCACCGCGAGCTGGCGGACGGCGTGACCGAGTCGGTGTTGCGCGAGGTCGTCGAGCTGGTTCCCGATCAATGGCTGGTCGACGACGACTCCGGGTCCGGGGCGTCCGCCGCCGAGCGGCGAACGGCCTATGTGGACCACTTCCTCGCACGGATCGAGTCCGCACCGCACTGGGTGCCGGGAGGAGCGGCGTGA
- a CDS encoding dCMP deaminase yields the protein MTDQPRDHRLLLRAIALADRCPPSTHAFSVGAIIADASGEVIATGYSRATDPHDHAEEVALAGLSATDPRLVGATIYSSLEPCSTRASRPRSCTSLILDTPISRVVFAWREPALFVDCQGAELLRGADREVVELPEFAPQARRPNAHLVGGE from the coding sequence ATGACCGACCAGCCGCGAGACCACCGACTGCTGCTGCGCGCGATCGCGCTCGCCGACCGATGCCCGCCCAGCACACACGCCTTCTCGGTCGGCGCGATCATCGCCGATGCGTCGGGGGAGGTCATCGCGACCGGATACTCCCGGGCGACCGACCCGCATGACCACGCCGAGGAGGTCGCGCTCGCCGGTCTGTCCGCCACCGATCCCCGACTGGTCGGAGCGACGATCTACAGCTCGCTCGAACCGTGCAGCACCCGGGCGTCGCGCCCGCGCAGCTGCACGAGCCTGATCCTGGACACCCCGATCTCCCGGGTCGTCTTCGCTTGGCGGGAGCCCGCGCTGTTCGTCGACTGCCAGGGAGCCGAACTGCTGCGCGGGGCCGACCGCGAGGTCGTGGAGCTTCCCGAGTTCGCCCCGCAGGCCCGCAGGCCGAACGCCCACCTGGTCGGCGGCGAGTGA
- a CDS encoding SAM-dependent methyltransferase, translating to METDVSWTGTGIDLDRPNAARMYDYYLGGAFNFAADRELADKALQVMPWMRQAVSANRSFLGRAVRYCVQQGIRQFVDLGSGIPTVGNVHEIAQHAAADCRVAYVDNEPVAVAHSRHLLAANPLATVTHADLRDPAAVLAEPTVRELIDFTAPVAVLAVAVLHFIPDEQRPEEILAAYRSVLVPGSHVVISHVTDDHDPVQARAATRVYQQANTPVLTRTRAQLEAMSAGMTLVEPGLVDATEWRGEPSIGGEHAGFYAAVGRIE from the coding sequence GTGGAGACCGATGTCAGCTGGACCGGGACCGGAATCGACCTGGATCGACCCAACGCGGCACGTATGTACGACTACTACCTGGGCGGGGCGTTCAACTTCGCCGCCGATCGGGAGCTGGCGGACAAGGCGCTGCAGGTGATGCCCTGGATGCGGCAGGCCGTCTCCGCCAACCGGTCTTTCCTCGGCCGAGCGGTGCGGTACTGCGTGCAGCAGGGCATCCGTCAGTTCGTCGATCTCGGATCCGGCATCCCGACCGTGGGCAACGTGCACGAGATCGCCCAACACGCGGCGGCGGATTGCCGGGTAGCCTATGTGGACAACGAACCGGTCGCCGTCGCACACAGCAGACACCTGCTGGCGGCCAATCCACTGGCGACCGTGACACACGCGGACCTGCGGGATCCCGCCGCCGTACTCGCCGAGCCGACCGTCCGGGAGCTGATCGACTTCACGGCCCCGGTGGCGGTGTTGGCGGTCGCGGTACTGCACTTCATCCCCGACGAACAGCGTCCCGAGGAGATCCTCGCCGCCTATCGGTCGGTGCTGGTACCGGGCAGCCACGTGGTGATCTCGCACGTGACCGACGATCACGACCCGGTGCAGGCCCGGGCGGCCACCAGGGTCTATCAACAGGCCAATACCCCGGTGCTGACCCGGACCCGGGCGCAGCTGGAGGCGATGTCAGCCGGGATGACCCTGGTGGAACCGGGCCTGGTGGACGCGACCGAGTGGCGGGGCGAGCCCTCGATCGGCGGCGAGCACGCAGGGTTCTATGCGGCGGTCGGCCGAATCGAGTGA
- a CDS encoding SCO1664 family protein, with protein MRPDDPSALEFLRHGRIEVEGRLVAASNATLYCAIEHEGVSGHCVYKPVRGEQPLWDFPDGTLAGREVATYLISAAAGWDLVPPTVLRPGPFGPGMVQLWIDTDTDAELVDVTGPAEVPSGWRPVLQAHDRAGEPAVLAHADHPRLKTMAVLDAVVNNADRKGGHVLSTAEGEVFAVDHGICLNTQDKLRTVLWGWIGQGLGAEALETLGSLRAQLAGGLGDALHDHLTRKEVAALGDRIDRLAAAGVFPSPSDEWPAIPWPAF; from the coding sequence GTGAGACCCGATGATCCCTCGGCGCTCGAGTTTCTGCGGCATGGCCGGATCGAGGTCGAGGGCCGTTTGGTCGCGGCCTCCAACGCCACGCTCTACTGCGCCATCGAGCACGAGGGTGTCTCCGGGCACTGCGTGTACAAACCGGTGCGGGGCGAGCAGCCGCTGTGGGACTTCCCCGACGGCACCCTGGCGGGGCGCGAGGTCGCGACGTACCTGATCAGCGCCGCCGCCGGGTGGGATCTGGTCCCGCCGACGGTGCTGCGTCCCGGTCCCTTCGGTCCGGGCATGGTGCAGTTATGGATCGACACCGACACCGATGCCGAACTCGTCGACGTGACCGGCCCCGCCGAGGTGCCCAGCGGCTGGCGACCGGTTCTGCAGGCCCATGATCGAGCGGGTGAACCGGCGGTGCTGGCTCACGCCGACCATCCGAGACTCAAGACGATGGCGGTGCTCGACGCCGTGGTCAACAATGCCGACCGCAAGGGCGGCCACGTGCTGAGTACCGCCGAGGGCGAGGTCTTCGCGGTCGATCACGGCATCTGCCTCAACACCCAGGACAAACTCCGGACGGTCCTGTGGGGCTGGATCGGCCAGGGCCTCGGCGCCGAGGCCCTGGAGACCCTCGGTTCGCTACGGGCACAGTTGGCCGGTGGGCTGGGCGATGCGCTGCACGACCACCTCACCCGCAAGGAGGTCGCCGCGTTGGGCGACCGCATCGACCGACTGGCGGCCGCCGGGGTGTTCCCCTCTCCCTCGGATGAGTGGCCCGCCATCCCGTGGCCCGCCTTCTGA
- a CDS encoding sigma 54-interacting transcriptional regulator, producing the protein MSDLPLSATPAIPTGLPTTVGALRASGHRLRDVKSEMRENLLTALRTGVDPWPGIVGFGRTVLPQLERALLAGHDVVLLGERGQGKTRLLRSLAGLLDEWTPVIAGAELGEHPYEPITPASRRRAAELGPDLPVEWVHRSLRYTEKLATPDSSVGDLIGDVDPVKVAEGRSLGDPETIHFGLIPRGHRGIVGINELPDLAERIQVALLNVMEERDVQVRGYTLRLPLDVVVVATANPEDYTNRGRIITPLKDRFGAEIRTHYPLEITAEIALVRQEAELVAEVGDHLIEVLARFVRSLRASSSVDQRSGVSARFAVAAAETVAAAALRRAARTGEAAAVARPVDLDGVIPILRGKIEFEAGEEGREDELLGHLLRRATADTARQLLAGIDLAPLAEAVSGRSVTTGERITAEELLRSLPEAVEVAEIAKRMGADPTGPAGPVASAVELALELLYLSRQLSKDSDAEHSVYGA; encoded by the coding sequence GTGAGCGATCTTCCGTTGTCCGCCACCCCCGCGATCCCCACCGGACTGCCCACCACGGTGGGCGCGTTGCGTGCCTCCGGGCATCGATTGCGCGATGTCAAGTCCGAGATGCGGGAGAACCTGCTGACGGCGCTGCGCACCGGAGTCGACCCGTGGCCGGGCATCGTCGGATTCGGCCGAACGGTCCTCCCGCAGTTGGAGCGCGCGCTGCTGGCGGGCCACGACGTGGTGCTGCTGGGCGAACGCGGCCAGGGCAAGACCCGGCTGTTGCGTTCGCTGGCCGGACTGCTGGACGAGTGGACCCCGGTGATCGCCGGTGCCGAACTCGGCGAGCATCCCTACGAACCGATCACTCCGGCGAGCCGCAGGCGGGCGGCCGAACTCGGTCCGGATCTGCCGGTCGAGTGGGTACACCGGTCGCTGCGCTACACCGAGAAGCTGGCCACCCCCGACTCCTCGGTCGGCGACCTCATCGGCGACGTCGACCCGGTCAAGGTCGCCGAGGGCCGCAGTCTCGGCGACCCGGAGACCATCCACTTCGGCCTGATACCCCGAGGCCATCGCGGCATCGTGGGGATCAACGAGCTTCCCGACCTCGCCGAACGCATCCAGGTGGCCCTGCTCAACGTCATGGAGGAGCGCGATGTCCAGGTCCGCGGCTACACGCTGCGGCTCCCGCTGGACGTCGTGGTGGTCGCGACCGCCAACCCCGAGGACTACACGAACCGGGGTCGGATCATCACGCCGCTCAAGGACCGCTTCGGCGCCGAGATCCGTACTCATTACCCCCTGGAGATCACGGCCGAGATCGCCCTGGTCCGGCAGGAGGCCGAACTGGTCGCCGAGGTCGGCGACCACCTGATCGAGGTGCTCGCGCGGTTCGTGCGCTCCCTGCGGGCCTCGTCCTCGGTGGATCAACGCTCCGGCGTCTCGGCACGGTTCGCGGTGGCGGCCGCCGAGACGGTCGCGGCGGCCGCGCTTCGGCGAGCGGCCCGCACCGGGGAGGCCGCCGCCGTGGCGCGGCCGGTCGATCTCGACGGCGTCATCCCGATCCTGCGCGGCAAGATCGAGTTCGAGGCGGGCGAGGAGGGCCGGGAGGACGAGCTGCTCGGGCACCTGTTGCGGCGGGCCACCGCCGACACCGCGCGCCAACTGCTCGCCGGGATCGACCTGGCGCCGCTCGCCGAGGCCGTGTCGGGCCGGTCGGTGACTACCGGGGAACGCATCACCGCCGAGGAACTGCTCCGCAGCCTGCCGGAGGCGGTGGAGGTGGCGGAGATCGCCAAGCGGATGGGCGCCGACCCCACCGGACCAGCCGGTCCGGTTGCCTCGGCGGTCGAACTGGCCCTGGAGCTGCTCTACCTGTCGCGGCAGCTCAGCAAGGACAGCGATGCCGAGCACTCCGTCTACGGGGCATGA
- a CDS encoding DUF3037 domain-containing protein, producing the protein MSELAVFEYATLRVVPRIERAESINVGVLLYCGWLDFLQATVALDAQRLTALDPRSDVDSVRAALRSIERVCSGEDRLVPACQTSRGQRFRWLTAPRSTVVQTGPVHAGLTDDPAAELERLTTTLVR; encoded by the coding sequence GTGAGCGAGCTGGCGGTGTTCGAGTACGCGACGCTGCGCGTCGTGCCCCGCATCGAGCGGGCCGAGTCCATCAATGTCGGTGTGCTGCTCTACTGCGGGTGGCTGGACTTCCTGCAGGCCACCGTCGCCCTGGACGCACAGCGACTGACCGCCTTGGACCCTCGCTCCGATGTCGACTCCGTTCGCGCGGCCCTGCGGTCCATCGAACGCGTCTGCTCCGGCGAGGATCGGCTGGTACCGGCCTGTCAGACCAGTCGGGGCCAACGCTTCCGTTGGTTGACCGCGCCCCGCAGCACGGTGGTGCAGACCGGACCGGTCCATGCCGGTCTCACCGACGATCCGGCGGCCGAACTGGAGCGATTGACGACGACGCTGGTTCGCTGA